In Victivallis sp. Marseille-Q1083, the genomic stretch GAAGCACGGCACCTGCCAGACTGGCAGCGGAGAAGAAAGAATGCGCCGGTAAGCCGATGCGTCCAGCGCGACATTCCACTCCTGATAGCTGACGGCCGCGTCGCCGGCGACGACCAGGACGCGTTCAATTTTATCTTGCAGCAGTGCCGGGTTGCGGTTGTAGGCCGCCGCCAGGGTCCGCAGGCTGCTGACGACGGTGACGGTGACCGGGCCGGGGACCGTTTCCAGCCAGTCCAGAATTTTTTCCACATTGCGTTGCAGCTCCGGCGGCGAGTCGCTGCCGGGATCGTCCGGGGAACGCAGCGGACGGTTCAGGCCGATGAAAAATGGGTCGCGCCGGCCGATCAGCCGCTGGAAACGCCGGAGGGCGGCACTGCCGCCGCGCGGTCCGGTTTGCTGGTCGCCGTCGCCGTCCAGGACGATGGCGGCGGATTCCAGGCGGTCCAGCGCATAAATGCCGGCCAGGTCGAAATAATCGTCGAAATCGCCGTCGGTGAATAAATCGGTGAAGTGCAATACGTGCATCGTTTGATGAACTCCTTATTCCGTGTTGTCGAAAATGACTGGGATATTTTATCATGATAACGCGGTTTGTCAATTCGCGGTCGGAGTTTTGACGCGCCGGGCAGGGAAGGGGCGGAAAGATTTCCGGTTTTTATGCTTGGCGCGCTTGCTTTCCGTCATATTTTAGATATAATTAAAACAGGCACGTGATGATGGTTTAATGATAAGAAAATGATGAAAGTAAGCGCTTCCCGCCAAAAGTGTTCGGATCTCGGGATCGGCGGAAGGCGCTGCTGGAAAAATGACGGGAAAGGTCTTTTTGATGCCTCCAGTGAAAATTGCGATTGTCGGAGCCGGCTCACGCGGGTTGGACTGCTACGGCGGATATGCCGAAAAACATCCGGAAGAATTTCAGGTGGTGGCGGCGGCGGAGCCGCGCCAGAATTTCCGCCGTGAAATTGCCGAGCGGCATCATATTCCCGCCGAACGGCAATTCAAGGATTGGCGCGAACTGGCCGCGTTGCCGAAACTGGCCGACGCGGTGATCATCGCCACCAATGACGATATGCACCGTGAACCGGCGATCGCCTTCATGGAAAAAGGGTATCATATTCTGCTGGAAAAGCCGATGGCGCCGAGTGCCGCCGATTGCCGGGCGATCAACGAAGCCGCCCACAAGTACGGCGTCCTCTTCGCGGTCTGCCATGTGTTGCGCTATTCGCCGTATTTTGTCCGGCTGCGCAATATTGTTCAGAGCGGTGCGATCGGTGAAATCGTCACCGTGCGGCATCTCGAAAAGGTGTGCTACTGGCATCAGGCGCACTCCTTCGTGCGCGGCAACTGGCGCAATTCCGAGACGACTTCGCCGATGATTCTGGCCAAGAGCTGTCATGATATGGATATCATGCTTTTCCTGCTCGGCAGAAAATGCCGCAAGGTTTCCAGTTTCGGCAATCTGAATTATTTCCGTCCGGAAAAACGGCCGGCCGGTGCGGCGGACCGTTGTCTGGATTGTCCGCTGTGCGACAGTTGCATCTATTCGGCCAAAACCTTCTATCTGCGGAAGCTGTATTCCGGCGACCATTATTGGCCGTTGAATGTCATCACCCGCGATTTTACCGAGCAGGGCGTGTTGAATGCGCTGCGGGAAGGACCGTACGGCCGCTGCGTGTTCGCCTGCGACAACAATGTCGTCGACAACCAGGTGGTCTGCATGGATTTCGAAGGGGATGTTTCGGCCTCTTTCACGATGACGGCATTCACGCCGGACGGCGGCCGGGAAACCGAATTCATGGGGACGCACGGCCGGGTGTACGGCGACGGCCGCTATATCACCGTCCAGCGTTTCGGCGCGGAGGAGACCGTCACCTATGATACGGAAGTGGCCGGCGGCATGTTCTCCGGGGGGCACGGCGGCGGCGACCAGGCGATGATGCATGAATTCTACGAGGCGATCACCGCCAACGATCCTTCGCTGCTCTGTTCCGGGCCGGATATTTCGCTGATGGGCCATTTGATGGCTTTTGCGGCGGAGGAATCGCGGATCACCGGCAAGACCATCACGCTGAGTTGAAAGGCGCAGTCCTCTTGCCGGAGGCAAAAACGGGATGCGGGCGCCGCAGCGTCGCATCCCGTTTTTTTTTGCGAATCGGCGGTTCGTCATTTTTGGCAGTTTCGGATTGAAGCTGCTTGAAAAACTCCATTGCAGGAATCTAGTAAAAGGACGAATGAGCAATGGAACAGCGATGAAATAGAATTGTAACATGATTCAAAACGGTTTCAGCTATCTGGCGCTGCTGGTTTTCCTGGCCGGCGGCCTGAAAATTCTTGAAGAGCGCGTCAAAGGCAAGTGGTTCGAATACGTGCCGGCGGTGGTTTGCCTTTACCTGTTGACCATGCTGCTCGGCAGCTCCGGCCTCTGGGAAATGAATGAGGAGATCCGGCAGTTGTCTGCCGCTTTGCAGGCCAATTTGATGCCGGCGATGCTGTTCCTGATGTTGCTGAAAAGCGATTTGCGGCGTATTGTCCGGCTGGGCGGCCGGCTGCTGCTGGCATTCTTCATCGCTTCGTTCAGCATCGCCGCCGGCTTTATTCTGACGTTTGCCTTGTTTCGTTCGCTGCTGGAACCGGACAGTTGGAAAGCGTTTGCGGCGCTCTGCGGCAGTTGGATCGGCGGTTCGGCCAATATGATGGCGTTGAAGGGAATGCTGGAAGTGCCGAATGCCCAATTCGGTTATACGCTGCTGATGGATTCGGTTGATTATTCGCTGTGGCTGATGGTGCTGCTGGCCCTGGTGCCGTATGCGCACAAATTCAACCGCTGGACGAGAGCGGACAGCGGCGTGCTGGAGGAAATCACCCGCAAGCTGGAGCGGGAGGCGGAACATGACCGGCGGCATATCACGTTCGGCGATTTGATTTTTCTGCTCGGCCTGGGGCTGGGGGTGGCGGCGGTGGCCCAACTGGCCGGCTCCTGGCTGCCGGTCAGCGACTATATCCGGAGTTCGACCTGGACGGTGCTGCTGGTGACGGTGGCCGGCTGCCTGCTGGCGATGACGCCGATCGGCAAATTGCCGGGAACGCTGGAATTGTCCAATACGATGCTTTACATCCTGATCGCCCTGATCGGTTCGATGGTCAATCTGAGCGAACTGCAGGCGGCGCCGCTTTATATTGCGCTCGGCCTGGTGATCATTGCCTTCCATGCGTTGATCATGGCCGGCGCCGCCCGGCTGTTGCGCTTCGATTTGTTCACCTGCGGCGTCGCGTCGCTGGCCAATATCGGCGGCGTCGCGTCGGCGACGATCATCGCGGCGACCTATTCGCCGGTGTTGATTCCGGTCGGAGTGTTGATGGCGATGCTCGGCTTCATTACCGGCACCGGCGTCGGCATGCTGGTCGGCCGGATTCTTTCATTGCTGTGAAGAACTGTCCGGCGCGGGAAACGCGCCGTTGCCCAGCTTGGTCCGGGTTCAAGCTGGCA encodes the following:
- a CDS encoding Gfo/Idh/MocA family protein; this translates as MPPVKIAIVGAGSRGLDCYGGYAEKHPEEFQVVAAAEPRQNFRREIAERHHIPAERQFKDWRELAALPKLADAVIIATNDDMHREPAIAFMEKGYHILLEKPMAPSAADCRAINEAAHKYGVLFAVCHVLRYSPYFVRLRNIVQSGAIGEIVTVRHLEKVCYWHQAHSFVRGNWRNSETTSPMILAKSCHDMDIMLFLLGRKCRKVSSFGNLNYFRPEKRPAGAADRCLDCPLCDSCIYSAKTFYLRKLYSGDHYWPLNVITRDFTEQGVLNALREGPYGRCVFACDNNVVDNQVVCMDFEGDVSASFTMTAFTPDGGRETEFMGTHGRVYGDGRYITVQRFGAEETVTYDTEVAGGMFSGGHGGGDQAMMHEFYEAITANDPSLLCSGPDISLMGHLMAFAAEESRITGKTITLS
- a CDS encoding DUF819 domain-containing protein, with the protein product MIQNGFSYLALLVFLAGGLKILEERVKGKWFEYVPAVVCLYLLTMLLGSSGLWEMNEEIRQLSAALQANLMPAMLFLMLLKSDLRRIVRLGGRLLLAFFIASFSIAAGFILTFALFRSLLEPDSWKAFAALCGSWIGGSANMMALKGMLEVPNAQFGYTLLMDSVDYSLWLMVLLALVPYAHKFNRWTRADSGVLEEITRKLEREAEHDRRHITFGDLIFLLGLGLGVAAVAQLAGSWLPVSDYIRSSTWTVLLVTVAGCLLAMTPIGKLPGTLELSNTMLYILIALIGSMVNLSELQAAPLYIALGLVIIAFHALIMAGAARLLRFDLFTCGVASLANIGGVASATIIAATYSPVLIPVGVLMAMLGFITGTGVGMLVGRILSLL
- a CDS encoding nucleoside hydrolase; amino-acid sequence: MHVLHFTDLFTDGDFDDYFDLAGIYALDRLESAAIVLDGDGDQQTGPRGGSAALRRFQRLIGRRDPFFIGLNRPLRSPDDPGSDSPPELQRNVEKILDWLETVPGPVTVTVVSSLRTLAAAYNRNPALLQDKIERVLVVAGDAAVSYQEWNVALDASAYRRILSSPLPVWQVPCFECGLWSSGPHSAYFTARHSELFERTDDALFRWYIYRFYQQTDPYETYRWTPAEQADFLAATRNLWSVPFFTILDGSYPDLLQQFDRSTGRSLNDIFTFEPGPVRYRAGERIVTVPDRLIPQLRLPEPDSYPSFGKFIIRHNFARIRRKINAQEEFFTSQDGLPPAE